DNA from Pseudomonas putida:
ACCCGGACGACACCAAGCCATTGGCTGCCGGCAAAATGTACAGCCGCAACTCGGCCAACATGTGGTCAATCGCCAGCGTCGACGAAGACCTTGGCATGATCTACCTGCCGCTGGGCAACCAGACCCCGGACCAGTGGGGCGCCAACCGCACTCCAGGTGCCGAGAAGTACAGCGCCGGCGTAGTCGCCCTTGACCTGGCCACCGGCAAGGCGCGCTGGAACTACCAGTTCACCCATCACGACCTGTGGGACATGGACGTCGGCAGCCAGCCGACCCTGGTGCACCTGAAGACCGACGATGGCGTGAAACCGGCGATCATCGTACCGACCAAGCAAGGCAGCCTGTACGTGCTCGACCGCCGCGACGGTACGCCGATTGTGCCGATCCGCGAAATCCCTACCCCACAGGGTGCGGTGAAAGGCGACCACACCTCGCCGACTCAAGCCCGCTCCGACCTCAACCTGCTCGGCCCAGAGCTGACCGAACAGGCCATGTGGGGCGCTACGCCGTTCGACCAGATGCTGTGCCGCATCCAGTTCCGCGAACTGCGCTACGAAGGCCAGTACACCCCGCCATCCGAACAGGGTTCGCTGATTTATCCGGGCAACGTGGGTGTATTCAACTGGGGCAGCGTGTCGGTCGACCCGGTGCGCCAGTTGCTGTTCACCTCGCCCAACTACATGGCATTCGTGTCGAAGATGGTCCCCCGCGAGCAGGTAGCCGAAGGCAGCAAGCGCGAAAGCGAGACCAGCGGCGTGCAGCCCAATACCGGCGCGCCGTACGCGGTGACCATGCACCCGTTCATGTCGCCGCTGGGCGTACCGTGCCAAGCCCCGGCCTGGGGCTATGTCGCCGCCATCGACCTGTTCACCAACAAGGTGGTGTGGAAGCACAAGAACGGCACCACCCGCGACAGCACCCCGGTACCGATCGGCCTGCCGGTTGGCGTGCCGAGCATGGGCGGTTCGATCGTCACTGCTGGTGGCGTCGGCTTCCTCAGCGGCACCCTCGACCAGTACCTGCGTGCCTATGACGTGAACAACGGCAAGGAACTGTGGAGTGCCCGCCTGCCAGCGGGTGGCCAGGCCACTCCGATGAGCTACACCGGCAAGGATGGCAAGCAGTATGTGCTGGTGACCGCCGGCGGCCATGGCTCGCTGGGTACCAAAATGGGCGATTACATCATCGCTTACAAACTCGCTGAGTAAACCTTTGTTGCGGCAGTGAACGCACTGCCGCATTCGCGGGCAAGCCCGCTCCTACAGATACCGTGCTCTACCTGTGGGGGCGGGCTTGCCCGCGAAGAGGCCGGCACAGGCCAGCCAAGATGAAACCCCTCCCCCGCTGCCTTCGTCTACCATTGAAACCCATCCCCCCCCGCCCCATCTAAGCACCATAGTCATTTACGCAGGTGCCCCATGAGCGACCAGCAGGATTTCCCGGAACACCCCGACGAACACAGCGAAGTCGAACACACCACCCAGGCCGATACCAGCCACGCCCTCGCCCTGCCCGGCCAGCAACTGCCGGACAAGGTCTATGTGATCCCGATCCACAACCGCCCGTTCTTCCCGGCCCAGGTACTGCCGGTCATCGTCAACGAAGAACCCTGGGCCGAAACCCTCGACCTGGTCGCCAAGTCACCGGACCACTGCCTGGCGCTGTTCTTCATGGACACCCCGCCAGAAGACCACCGTCACTTCGACACCTCGGCGCTGCCGCAGTACGGCACGCTGGTCAAGGTGCACCATGCCAGCCGCGAAAACGGCAAGCTGCAGTTCGTCGCCCAGGGCCTGACGCGGGTACGCATCCGCACCTGGCTCAAGCACCATCGCCCGCCCTACCTGGTCGAAGTCGAATACCCACGCCAGCCCACCGAGCCGACCGACGAGGTCAAGGCCTACGGTATGGCACTGATCAATGCGATCAAAGAATTGCTACCGCTCAATCCGCTCTACAGCGAAGAGCTCAAGAACTACCTCAACCGCTTCAGCCCCAATGACCCCTCACCCCTCACCGACTTCGCCGCGGCACTGACCTCTGCCACTGGCAGCCAGCTGCAAGAAGTGCTCGACTGCGTGCCCATGCTCAAACGCATGGAAAAGGTCCTGCCGATGTTGCGCAAGGAAGTGGAAGTCGCACGCCTGCAGAACGAGATCTCGGCCGAGGTCAATCGGCAGATCGGCGAGCACCAGCGCGAATTCTTCCTCAAGGAACAGCTCAAAGTCATCCAGCAGGAACTGGGCCTGACCAAGGACGACCGCAGCGCCGACCTCGAACAGTTCGAGCAACGCCTGGAGGGCAAGACACTGCCGGCCCAGGCGCGCAAGCGCATCGACGAAGAGATGGGCAAACTGGCCATCCTCGAAACCGGCTCGCCCGAATACGCCGTCACCCGCAACTACCTCGAGTGGGCCACCGCCCTGCCGTGGGGCGTGTACGGCAAGGACAAGCTCGACCTCAAGCATGCGCGTAAAGTGCTCGACCAGTACCACGCCGGCCTGGACGACATCAAGGAGCGCATCCTCGAGTTCCTCGCCGTGGGCGCCTGGAAAGGCGAAATCAGCGGCTCGATCGTGCTGCTGGTGGGCCCGCCCGGTGTGGGCAAGACCAGTATCGGCAAATCCATCGCCGAGTCGCTCGGGCGGCCGTTCTACCGTTTCAGCGTTGGCGGCATGCGTGACGAAGCCGAAATCAAGGGCCATCGCCGCACCTACATCGGCGCCCAGCCCGGCAAGCTGGTGCAGGCCCTGAAAGACGTCGAAGTGATGAACCCGGTGATCATGCTCGACGAGATCGACAAGATGGGCCAGAGCTACCAGGGCGACCCGGCTTCGGCATTGTTGGAAACCCTCGACCCGGAGCAGAACGTCGACTTCCTCGACCACTATCTCGACCTGCGCCTGGACCTGTCCAAGGTGCTGTTCGTGTGCACCGCCAACACCCTCGACTCGATCCCCGGGCCGTTGCTCGACCGCATGGAAGTGATCCGCCTGTCCGGCTACATCACCGAAGAAAAGCTGGCCATCGCCAAACGCCACCTGTGGCCCAAACAGCTGGAAAAGGCTGGCGTTTCCAAGACCAGCCTCAGCATCAATGACAGCGCCCTGCGCCTGGTGATCGACGGCTATGCCCGCGAGGCCGGCGTTCGCCAGTTGGAGAAGCAATTGGGCAAGCTGGTGCGCAAGGCCGTGGTCAAGCTGCTGGAAGCCCCCGAAACCAAGCTGAAGATTGGCACCAAGGACCTGGAGGCAGCACTGGGTAAACCGGTGTTCCGCAGCGAACAGGTACTGGCTGGCAAAGGCGTGATCACCGGCCTGGCCTGGACCAGCATGGGCGGCGCCACACTGCCGATCGAAGCGACCCGCATCCACACCCTCAACCGGGGCTTCAAGCTGACCGGCAAGCTGGGGGACGTGATGAAGGAATCTGCCGAAATTGCCTACAGCTACGTCAGTTCCAACCTCAAGCAGTTTGGGGGTGACCCAAGCTTCTTCAACGAAGCGTTCATCCATTTGCACGTCCCCGAAGGTGCTACGCCCAAGGACGGCCCGAGTGCAGGCATCACCATGGCCAGTGCTTTGCTTTCACTAGCCCGCGACCAGTCTCCGAAAAAAGGTGTGGCCATGACCGGCGAGCTGACACTTACCGGCCAGGTGCTGCCAATTGGCGGTGTGCGCGAGAAGGTGATTGCGGCGCGGCGGCAGAAGATTTTCGAACTGATTCTTCCGGAGCCTAACCGCGGCGACTTCGAAGAACTGCCGGACTACCTGCGTGAAGGCCTGACAGTGCATTTCGCCAAGCGTTTCGCCGACGTGGCCAAAGTCCTGTTCTGACCTGCGCCGGCCTCATCGCGACCAAGCCCGCGATGAGGCCGGCACTGACAACACAAAACCTATCGGTCATCGGTTATCCTCAGGGCATCGTCAGTCCCCGGAGCCAACATGACCGCCCCTCGTCTGCTCGTTCCCCTGAGCTTCGCCCTGCTTTCTGCCTGCACACATCAACCTTCGCAGCCCGTCGATCTGGACGCGGAAAGCGAGTGCCCCAAGCGCCTGCAAGTCGGCCAGATCCTGACCCTGACCCTGCCCAGCAACCCCTCCACCGGCTACCGCTGGCGTGTTCAGGATGCAGCCTCAAGCGTGCTGCACAGCGTCGGCTCAGAGGTGTACAGTGCCCCGGAAGAAGAGGGTGTGGTCGGCAGCGCCGGTGTCTCCACCTGGCGCTTCCAAGCCAGCAACAGCGGGGATGCCCAACTGGTTCTGACCTACCAGCAGCCTTGGGCTGCTGATGTCGCACCCGTGCAGACCTTCGACTGCAAGATTATCGTCCGCTAAGGGCGATCAACTGCGGTCATACATCAGTTGCACCGCTTTCAGGTATTCGCAGAGCTCTTTCAGCGCGACCGTGGCGGTGTCCAAGTCCATCGTCGCGCTGAGTTTTACGGCCCGAGCCTGCCACTCCAGCTCCACCTTGCGAAGCTCGTGCAGCCAGTCATTCTTCAGTGGTTCGACACCTGACAAAGCCTTGACCGCTTCCAACTCATCCCGCGCCGTTTGCAGGGGGCGCTGCACCTGCCGTTGGTCACCCAGTGCTTCCTCGATTTTTTTATCAAGGCGAGCACGGGCCTCGCCCAGATCGCTGAATGTCCTGGCCCCTTCCAGCGCATCAGCGTGGCTGGCAAGCTTTTGCGCCACCGCCTTGAACAAATTGGCGTCGAACTTAGGGTCTGTGATCAACCCCATTATCTGGTCAATTTCTTCATCACTTGGGATGAGCCCCTTCAGTGCACTGGCAACCGAAGGTTTTTCGAACAACTCGACAGCCTGGACGATATCCGCCCGTTGTTGTCGCAGTTGTACCAACCGTTGTTCGAACAAAGCAGACTGGGCTTCAAGGGTGGCCGTTTTTTCTGCCAACGCCTCCAAAGAGTCGACCATCGCCGATAATGAAAAAAGTTCCAACCGCAGATTTTTCCCGACCAGCCGCGCCTGATACTGGCTCAGGCGGTCCAGAACACTGGCCAGCCGTTGGTGATTATCGGTTCCTCCCTTACCCGGAATGAAATCACGGTCCTCCAGTAACGTGATACCCCCTATCAAACTCTCCTTGAATGCACGCTCTACAGCCAGCAACAGCACACGCAATTCATCCAATTGCTCGCGTGCCCCTGGAAGCACGTTCATCTCCCACCTTTCCAGGCGCTGAAATATTTGGCCCTGTGCTTTATGCATTCGCACAAAATCAGGCATGACGTTTTCAATATTGGCAACATCCATGTCAAGCTTCCTCATATTCGTCAACCAGCTCATTGAACAGTTGGGACAGCGTGTGGCAGATATTTCCTATCTTGGCCCACGGTTTTATGACTTCGGAAAAATCATGCACGAAGGACTCGAGCTGGGTGATCGTACCCAGTTCCTTGGCTTCACTGACCGAGGTACTGGCATACGAGGCAAGGAACAACCAGACATCGGCCAAGCGCTTGGTCGCCGCCGAAAGATCTTTGCATCTGAACTGCAAGTCCCTGACCAGCGTCGAAACGCGCTCGAAGTCTTTCAAGGCAGGCGCCACCATGGCCAACGCACGCGCCAGCTCATCGCGCTGTTCAATCAACGCATTCTTCGTGGCCCTGATGCGTTCCGCCTGGCTGCCGAAAACGCCCCCGGTGATAACCAGACCAATCGGCCCTAACACCATACCGGTGAACGCATAACCCACATTGGCATCGTACTCGGACTTCAATTGATCGATCTGCTCATCCCATTGATCGAGCTGCCTGCGTTTCTCCAGGGTTCCCTCATGGGACACCTTCTCATCGAAGTGCTTCAGCAAGCGCCCCATGCGCGGTTTGAGCTCACGTTTTATTTCATTGTTGAACCAGTTGGCACGCGCATCGACATCATCGATTCGCCGCTGAGTGCTTTCGATTTCTCTGACCAGTTCAGTGATGCCAGGTGTGAGCAGGTTTGTGATCTGAGCTTGCTCTTCTTCACTGAACTCCTGCGTGTAGACATTACCCCCTTGCTCAGCCTTGCGCTTTTTTGAGTGCTGCGAAAACCTCGCTATTTTCAAGGTTATCCAGCAAGTTACCGCCGCGCTGCACCAGGCTTTCAGCAAACAATTCAATTTCAGGACCTAACTGCTTGATACTGCGCTCCAGTATGTCCCATTCATAGACATGCCGGTGCAACGCAACATAAAGGTCATTGACCATCGTCACATCAACCCCTAGAGCACCGTAGTCGACCTCCCGTTCAATCTCTGCCTGCGTACGGGGTAGCTGATTGACGACATTGACGTATTTCTTGATAGCTTTAAGGTTCTCGGCCGTCAGTAAACTTCCGATTTGCTGACTGTTGCCCATCCGATTTCCAAGAAATGAAAAGTAGCGCTCCGGCAGCATTTTCACCTTGGCCATGGGGTCAAGTTCATCTACGGGCAGCGCTTCCCACCCAGTCGTCACATTCATAGTTCAATCCATAAGGCCAATAAATTAATTGCACTCAAAGCTTCCACTTGAACCGTACTCAATTCATTAAGCGCTGTAACTTAACGCTGTGGGAAAGTTCTTTAACCTCGGCATGAACCTTCCGTCCCTGAGCATTACCATGGCAAGATGCGTGGCCATTGGGATAAAATGCGCCCCCGTTTCACCCTGTATCGAGCCCGCCGTGAGCAAACAACCCGACCGCCTTTTCGCCCAACCCCTGGAGCAGGTGCCCGACTTCGTGTTCAACGAAGACGTGGTGCGCGTGTTCCCGGACATGATCAAGCGCTCGGTGCCCGGTTACCCCACCATCGTCGAGAACCTCGGCGTGCTGGCCGCACGATTCGCCCAGCCAAACACCGCGTTGTACGACTTGGGTGCCTCACTGGGTGCCGTCACCCAGTCGCTGCGTCGCCATGTACGCAGCGATGGCTGCAGGGTGATCGCGGTGGACAACTCCGCCGCCATGGTCGAGCGCTGCCGCCAGTACCTCACCGCCCAGGACTCGATGTTCCAGGAGTTGCTGCCGGTGCAAGTACTGGAAGCCGATATCCTTGCCCTGCCCTTCGAGCCCGCCTCGGTGGTGGCGATGAACTTCACCCTGCAGTTCATCGCCCCCGACCAACGCCTGGAACTGCTCGGGCGTATCCGCCAGGCGCTGCTGCCGGGTGGCGCACTGATCCTTTCGGAGAAACTGCGCTTCGCTGATGAGCAAGAGCAGGACCTGCTCAATGAACTGCACCTGGACTTCAAGCGGGCCAATGGCTACAGCGAACTGGAAATTGCCCAGAAGCGCAGCGCCATTGAAAACGTGATGAGGCCCGATACGCTCGAAGCCCATCAGGAGCGCCTGCGCGCTGCCGGCTTCTCGGAAGTGGTGCCCTGGTTCCAATGCCTTAACTTCGCCTCGTTGATAGCCCTGCCATGATCGATCTGTCCCTCTCGTCCGCCGTCTGGCGGGTACGCCCCTGGCTTCCTGGTCGCAAGGCCTGCAAGCGCAACTGGAAGCCAAGCTGGAAAAGGGCCACGGTGACCTCGACCGCTGGCGCGGTGCACTCCAAGCCCTGCCCACCCTGCAACCCAGCGAAATAGACCTGGTCAACGGGCTACGCCTGGACTGCGACTGCGACGACGCCACCCGCGCGCAGATGCGCCAGGCACTGATGGGCCTGTCGCCTTGGCGCAAAGGGCCGTTCGACCTGTTTGGCGTGCATGTGGACACCGAGTGGCATTCGGACTGGAAATGGTCGCGGGTAAGCCCGCACCTGAACCTCAAGGGCAAGCGCGTGCTCGACGTTGGCTGTGGCAATGGCTACTACCAGTGGCGCATGCTCGGTGCCGGTGCCGACATGGTGATTGGCGTCGACCCCAACTGGCTGTTCTTCTGCCAGTTCCAGGCCGTGCAACAGTACCTGCCGGAGCTGCCAGCCTGGCACCTGCCGTTCGCCCTGGAGGACCTGCCCGCCAACCTGGAAGGTTTCGACACGGTATTTTCCATGGGTGTGTTCTACCACCGCCGCTCGCCCATCGAGCACCTGCTGGCGCTCAAGGACTGCCTGGTCAAAGGTGGCGAGCTGGTGCTGGAAACCCTGGTGATCGAAGGCGACGAAAACCAGGTGCTGGTGCCAGAGGACCGTTACGCACAGATGCGCAACGTCTGGTACCTGCCATCGGTACCGGCCCTGGCCCGCTGGTTGCGCCGTGCCGGCTTCAGCGATGTGCGCTGCGTCGACGTGAGCGTGACCAGCGTCGAGGAGCAACGCAGCACCGAATGGATGCGCTACCAGTCGCTGGGTGACTTCCTCGACCCTGACGACCACAGCAAGACCATCGAAGGCCTGCCAGCCCCCCGCCGCGCCACCTTGCTGGCGCGCAAATAAAAAAGGCGCCCATCTGGGCGCCTGAATACACCTGCGGCGAGGAGCTGTCGCGGCGCAGGTGTTGTTACCTCAGTCCTTGGCCACCTCGCGGGCCTTCTCTTGCGCCTTGCGCTCGCGCTCCGCAACAGCCTGTTGCTTGTCGCCATGCAGGCGCTGCTGGTCTTCGCGGAAGGCTTGCCAGAACTGCTTCGAGCGCTCCGCACCGCCCTCGGCATAGACACTGGCGCTGCCCAGGGCAAGGGTGGCCAACAGCAGGTATTTGGTCAGGTTCATCGTGGTTGCCTCGTGATAACCGATCAGACACGGCCATCCTAGCGAGGGCTAGCTAACGACAAGGTGAGGCGGGGATTACAGTCCTGCAATGTGGCCCTGGCAGGCAGCCAGATTACGCCAGGATTACAAATCGGTTATCTGCGCCGCAGCGCCATTTGCATGCCGTAACATCCTGCAGCTTGACCCTGATGTCACTACAGGGTCGAGAATCGCCCCCCTTTCATCACACCGAGCAACCCATGCGCCTACTGATCATCGAGGACGAGCTGCGAACCGCCGACTATTTGCAACAAGGCCTGCGCGAGAACGGCTATGTGGTCGACTGCGCCCACACTGGCACCGATGGCCTGCACCTGGCCCGTCAACAGCCCTATGAGCTGGTCATTCTCGACGTCAACCTGCCTGAACTCGATGGCTGGACCGTGCTGCAACGCCTGCGCGCCGAGTCGGCAACGCGCATCATGATGCTTACCGCCCACGGCCGCCTGGCCGACCGGGTCAAAGGCCTGGACCTGGGCGCCGACGACTACCTGCTCAAACCCTTCGAGTTTCCTGAGCTGTTGGCGCGCATCCGCAGCCTGCTGCGCCGCAACGACCAGCAACTGCAGCCCAGCACCCTGCGGGTCGCCGACCTGGAACTGGATCCCGGCCGCCACCGCGCTTACCGCGCCGGACAGCGCATCGACCTGACCGCCAAGGAGTTCGCCCTGCTGCACCTGCTAATGCGCCAGACAGGCGAAGTGCTGTCGCGCACGCAGATCATTTCGCTGGTGTGGGACATGAACTTCGACTGCGACACCAACGTGGTCGAGGTCTCGATCCGGCGCCTGCGGGCCAAGATCGACGACCCGTTCGATAGCAAGCTGATTCACACCCTGCGTGGCGTGGGCTATGTACTTGAGGCGCGCTTTTGAGAAACCCCAGCCTGTCACTGCGCCTGGGCCTGAGCGTGACACTGATGGGCGCCGCCCTGGTAATGCTGCTGGCCTGCCTGGCCGTGTTCGCCTTGGATCACGAACTGGACAGCCGCGCGCGCAAGGATCTGGCGCGCAAAATGTTGCAGGTCGAGCACAACCTGCGCGTCGACCTGCGCAGCGAAGACCTGGGCACCCGCGCCCATCCACTGCTCGACCTGGTGATGGGGCATGACAACCTGAGCCTCAGCGTGCTGGCGCTGGACGGCCGCCACCCGCACCTGCTCAGCCTCGGCCCAGCCCTGGAAGCGCGAGTCGGCGAACTGCACACCGATGCTCGCCTGGCCTTTCACGAATGGCGCGACAGCAGCGGCAACCAGATGCTCACCGTTACCCGGCAGATGCGCTTGCGCGACAACACGCCGGTCAAGGTGATGATGTCGCTCAACCGCGCCGACGACAACGCCCTGCTGCAGGCCTACCTGCACTCCACCTTGCTGGCGTTGCCGCTGCTGTTGGTCCTGATTGGTGCGGGTGCCTGGTGGCTGATGCAACGTGGCTTGAAGCCGTTGCGGCACTTCCGGCGCATTGCCGGGCAGGTGTCCGCCCAAGACTTGCAACACCGCCTGCCCTCTACCGGCTTGCCGCAAGAGCTGGCGGAACTGGCCAGCAGCATTAACGTGATGCTCGACCGCCTGGATCAGGGTGTCAGCCAGCTGTCGCAGTTCTCTGACGATTTGGCCCATGAACTGCGTACGCCGTTGAGCAACCTGATGGGCAAGACGCAGGTGACACTGGCCCGTGAGCGGGACAATGCGAACTATCGGGAAGTGCTGGAAGACAGCATCGAAGAGCTGACCCGGCTCAACCGCATCATCAACGACATGCTGTTTCTCGCCCAGGTCAACCAGCCGCAAGCACAAGTCGCGTTAAAACCCTTGGCGCTGGCTGACGAGACAGCGCGGGTTGTCGAGCTGTTTACTTTCAGTGCCGAGCTGAAGGCAGTTGAGCTACGCGTTCAGGGCTGGGGGACTGCACAGGGTGACCGGCTGATGTTCCAGCGAGCACTGTCAAACCTGTTGAGCAATGCCATTCGGCACAGCCCGGAAGGTGAGCCCGTCGAACTGCGTATCGAGCGTGCGGGCAACGAAGTACGGCTAGCGGTGGAGAACCGAGGGCCTGGTATTGCTGCAGAGCACCAGTCACGCTTGTTCGAGCGGTTCTACCGGGTGGGCGCGGGGCGTTCGCGGCTGGAGGGCGGGACCGGTTTAGGGTTGGCAATCGTCAAATCGATCATGCAGTTGCATGGCGGTCGGGTCGAAGTGCGCAGCAGCCCCTTGGGGCCTACCCGCTTTACCCTGGTGTTTCCTGGCGAATGATCAGCTGCCTGTACCTGCGACAAAGCCGGTACAGGCAACCAACAAATCAGCGCGAAGCCGCTACGATCAGGGCTTTCATCTCCGCCACAGCAGCTTTGAAGCCAACGAACAAGGCATGTGCCACCAGCGCATGGCCGATGTTCAGTTCATTGATGCCTTTGATTGCCGCCACTGCCTCGACGTTGTGGTAATGCAGCCCATGGCCAGCATTGACGATCAGCCCCTGCCCCACACCAAACGCCACACCATCGACGATACGCTTGAGCTCTTCAGCCACTTCGGTTGGGGTTTGGGCATCGGCATAACGCCCGGTGTGCAGCTCGATCGCCGGCGCGCCAACCCGACGCGAGGCCTCGATCTGCCGCTCATCGGCATCGATGAACAGCGACACCTCGGCACCGGTACGCGCCAGGCGCTCCACGGCAGCCTTGATCCGAGCTTCCTGCCCTGCCACGTCCAGGCCACCTTCGGTGGTCAGCTCCTGACGGGTTTCGGGTACCAGGCAGATGTGTGCCGGGCGAATCTTCTCGGCAAACGCCATCATCTCTTCGGTAACGCCCATCTCGAAGTTCATGCGCGTCTGCAGCACATCCTTGAGCACCACCACATCCCGCTCCTGGATGTGCCGGCGGTCTTCGCGCAGGTGCACAGTGATGCCATCGGCGCCCGCTTCCTCGGCGTCCAGGGCAGCCTTGACCGGGTCAGGGTAACGCGTGCCACGGGCCTGGCGCAGGGTCGCCACGTGGTCGATGTTTACGCCAAGAAGCATGCGGTTGCTGTGAGTCACGAAAGGCTCTCCTGAAGATTGAGCCCCACAGCATACGTCGTGATCAGCGCTTGCGAAACAGTTCCCGGCTGACCAGCGGTTTTGCCCCCAGGTGAACCGCCAGTGCCTGGCGCATCAGGCGCTTGGCAGCCAGCAAGGCACCTGGGGCCTCCCAGTTGGCTTCGGCCAAAGCCAGCAGTTCAGTACCACGGAACAAGCCGGGTTGTGCCAACTCGACCCGCTCCAAGCCGGCATCCACGCGCAAACGGTACAGGCCGTCGGCAGCGACAGGTTGGTCATTAACGTCCTGTTGCAAGGAAAACGCATAACCGAGCTCGTCCAGCAGCCGCCATTCGAAAGAACGCAGCAGCGGCTCCAGCGGGCGCCCGGCGCCCAAGGCCTGCAAGGTCAAGGTGTAGTGCTCGAAAAGGGTCGGGAACGGCGCCTCGGCGGGCAGCAGGCGCATCAGCAATTCGTTGAGGTACAACCCGCTGAACAGGGCATCGCCGTGCAGCCAGGCGGCGGTACCAGCGCTGTCCATACGCCCGACATTCTTCAGCTCACCACGTCCACGCAGCTCCACCTCCAGCGGCACGAACGGCCGCACCAGGCTGCCCCCTTTGCTGCGCGCGCGGCGCAACACGGCGCGCACGCGGCCCTGGGGGGTGAAGAAGTCCACCAGCGCGCTGGTTTCCTTGTAGGCTCGGCTGTGCAGCACATAGGCTGGCTGGGGGGTGGGTTGGTCCATGCACTATCTCTGGGGGGCCAGATGTAATTGTGGGAGCGGGCTTGCCCGCGAAAGCGCCAGTGAGTCCACTATCGCATTCGCGGGCAGGCCCGCTCCCACAGGACGACCCGTGCGCTGAGGTAACTTACAGGTCGCCGTAGCCCAGAGAACGCAGGGCGCGCTCGTCGTCGGACCAGCCGCCTTTCACCTTGACCCACAGGTTGAGCATGACCTTGGAGTCGAACAGCACCTCCATGTCCTTGCGCGCCTCAGAGCCGATACGCTTGATACGCTCGCCCTTGTCGCCAATGATGATTTTCTTCTGGCCGTCGCGTTCAACCAGGATCAGCGCGTGAATGTGCAGCACATGGCCCTGCTGCTTGAACTCCTCGATCTCCACGGTGATCTGGTAAGGCAGCTCCGCACCCAACTGGCGCATGATTTTCTCGCGCACCAGCTCGGCAGCCAGGAAGCGGCTG
Protein-coding regions in this window:
- a CDS encoding heavy metal sensor histidine kinase, with the protein product MRNPSLSLRLGLSVTLMGAALVMLLACLAVFALDHELDSRARKDLARKMLQVEHNLRVDLRSEDLGTRAHPLLDLVMGHDNLSLSVLALDGRHPHLLSLGPALEARVGELHTDARLAFHEWRDSSGNQMLTVTRQMRLRDNTPVKVMMSLNRADDNALLQAYLHSTLLALPLLLVLIGAGAWWLMQRGLKPLRHFRRIAGQVSAQDLQHRLPSTGLPQELAELASSINVMLDRLDQGVSQLSQFSDDLAHELRTPLSNLMGKTQVTLARERDNANYREVLEDSIEELTRLNRIINDMLFLAQVNQPQAQVALKPLALADETARVVELFTFSAELKAVELRVQGWGTAQGDRLMFQRALSNLLSNAIRHSPEGEPVELRIERAGNEVRLAVENRGPGIAAEHQSRLFERFYRVGAGRSRLEGGTGLGLAIVKSIMQLHGGRVEVRSSPLGPTRFTLVFPGE
- the cmoB gene encoding tRNA 5-methoxyuridine(34)/uridine 5-oxyacetic acid(34) synthase CmoB, encoding MAGTPLASWSQGLQAQLEAKLEKGHGDLDRWRGALQALPTLQPSEIDLVNGLRLDCDCDDATRAQMRQALMGLSPWRKGPFDLFGVHVDTEWHSDWKWSRVSPHLNLKGKRVLDVGCGNGYYQWRMLGAGADMVIGVDPNWLFFCQFQAVQQYLPELPAWHLPFALEDLPANLEGFDTVFSMGVFYHRRSPIEHLLALKDCLVKGGELVLETLVIEGDENQVLVPEDRYAQMRNVWYLPSVPALARWLRRAGFSDVRCVDVSVTSVEEQRSTEWMRYQSLGDFLDPDDHSKTIEGLPAPRRATLLARK
- the pdxJ gene encoding pyridoxine 5'-phosphate synthase gives rise to the protein MTHSNRMLLGVNIDHVATLRQARGTRYPDPVKAALDAEEAGADGITVHLREDRRHIQERDVVVLKDVLQTRMNFEMGVTEEMMAFAEKIRPAHICLVPETRQELTTEGGLDVAGQEARIKAAVERLARTGAEVSLFIDADERQIEASRRVGAPAIELHTGRYADAQTPTEVAEELKRIVDGVAFGVGQGLIVNAGHGLHYHNVEAVAAIKGINELNIGHALVAHALFVGFKAAVAEMKALIVAASR
- the recO gene encoding DNA repair protein RecO, translated to MDQPTPQPAYVLHSRAYKETSALVDFFTPQGRVRAVLRRARSKGGSLVRPFVPLEVELRGRGELKNVGRMDSAGTAAWLHGDALFSGLYLNELLMRLLPAEAPFPTLFEHYTLTLQALGAGRPLEPLLRSFEWRLLDELGYAFSLQQDVNDQPVAADGLYRLRVDAGLERVELAQPGLFRGTELLALAEANWEAPGALLAAKRLMRQALAVHLGAKPLVSRELFRKR
- a CDS encoding heavy metal response regulator transcription factor, whose product is MRLLIIEDELRTADYLQQGLRENGYVVDCAHTGTDGLHLARQQPYELVILDVNLPELDGWTVLQRLRAESATRIMMLTAHGRLADRVKGLDLGADDYLLKPFEFPELLARIRSLLRRNDQQLQPSTLRVADLELDPGRHRAYRAGQRIDLTAKEFALLHLLMRQTGEVLSRTQIISLVWDMNFDCDTNVVEVSIRRLRAKIDDPFDSKLIHTLRGVGYVLEARF